CTGAGGTTAAACGCCCATTGGCCTTCAGTTCCTCACGTAGAGACTCACCCCGAATGTACTCCATGACCATATAGGCCCGTTCATCCGGAAGGGCACCAAAATCATACACTGAAATGACATTGGGGTGCTTAATGCTTGCTACGGCACGGGCTTCGCGTTCAAAGCGCTTCACTGCCTGATGTTGCTGCATCGCTTCAGCACTGAGAACTTTGATGGCAACGGTATCCCCAAACTGGAGCCGGGTGGCGGCATAGACCGTTGCCATACCGCCAATTCCCAAAATGCGGTCCAATCGGTATTTGCCATCCAACACCATCCCAATCAACGGATCTGGTACTTGTGACTCAGTCATGAAGCGTTTTCAGCGCAAAATACCGAGGGGATCCTCTCATCAAAAATTATTTGAGAGGTGCGCCGAACCTCCTCTTTCACGGTGGTGCGGTAAATCCCTGAACAGAAGGCAGGTCAGACGACAAACCTCTTCCGTCTTTAGGAACATTGTTTTCGGCCAGTGCGTGGCTTTGTTGAACCCGCCGGCTCTGGGTAATTTGAAATCTGGAGCAATCAAGAGTTGTGAACGGTAAGCGTGCTTGAAGAGAGTAAAAGTGACAAAGCGCGAAAGTCAAGCACCCCCGCTCAGAATTGAGAATGAAGAGCGAAGAACTCGGGCGGAAGACATCGGGCGGAAGACATCGGGCTGAAGAAGTCGGGCTGAAGACTTGGTTTTACCCGTTTTCTTCAGCCCTGAGCTTGCGAATCTTCAGCCCCAAGCCCCAAGCCCTCAGTCTTCAGCCCGAGGTTTTCCGCCCGAAGATTTTTGCGGAACTTTTTGGAGGTTGCGGCGTGGGCATCGCCAGACTGCATTCACAACTGTTTACGGTTCACTCCTCACAGGCCAAAAGCAAAACAATCTCAAGAAGAAACGAAGGAGCAATTGCTGCATGAAATTGACACGTGTGTTTCCAAATGCGTTGACTGGCTGGCCGGGACGACTGGCAACCGGCGGGCTGGTGCTCTCACTTTGCCTTACAACCCCACTCTTTTCGAGCCAGGCTGCCACGGGGCCATTTCCACAAGAAGATCCCAAGGCTCTGGCTGAACTTGAGGCCGAACTCAGCCTCCTTGATGGAAATCTGGCTGACCTCGATGGCGAACTGGCGGTTGAGTTAGATCAGGTCCTGGCGCTCGCCAGCGATAAACAACGGTCTTTCCTCGGTGTATTTTCCGATACCATCAGTGATGAAAAGGCCGCCGAACTTGGCTTAAAGAAAGCTGAAGGCGTTTATATTCAAAATGTTGTCCCCGGTGGCCCGGCGGATAAAGCCGGAGTCAAAGCGGGCGATGTGATTCTGGAAATCAACGGCACTGAAATTGTCAACGGTGAGCATTTCCGCACCATCCTTGGCAAATCCGAACCAGGGTCACAACTGAAATTGACCATTTTCCGCGATAAGAAAAAACAGAATATTTCCGTCACCACCGAAGCCCGAGGCCAACAACAGGCATATGCCTACGGGTTAGGGCAGAGCGGGCAGATTCTCTCTGACGAACAGCGGAAACAAATCGAAAAAGAAATGCGCAAGGCGGCGAAAGAATCAGAAAAGGCGATGAAGGAATACAGCAAAGCCTTTAAAGACAATGGAAAGGCGCTCCGGGAAGCCGAACTTCTGGCTTATACCCTTCATGACTCAGGCCGATTGGGTGTCAGCACCCAGTCTCTATCAGAACAACTCAGCACCTATTTTGGTGTCAAAGGCGGGGTTCTGGTCACCGAAGTCGAATCTGGTTCGGCGGCTGAAAAAGCTGGTGTCAAAGCCGGTGACTGCATTACCGCCATCAATGGTGTTGCGATCAATGACACCAAAGACTTACGTCAGGAACTGCGCAAAGCCGAATCCGGGAATGTATCGCTGACCGTGGTTCGCGACAAACAAACGCTGACCTTGAACGCAACGATTGAAAAACGCCAGCCCCCCAAGCAGGG
The nucleotide sequence above comes from Acidobacteriota bacterium. Encoded proteins:
- a CDS encoding PDZ domain-containing protein, with amino-acid sequence MKLTRVFPNALTGWPGRLATGGLVLSLCLTTPLFSSQAATGPFPQEDPKALAELEAELSLLDGNLADLDGELAVELDQVLALASDKQRSFLGVFSDTISDEKAAELGLKKAEGVYIQNVVPGGPADKAGVKAGDVILEINGTEIVNGEHFRTILGKSEPGSQLKLTIFRDKKKQNISVTTEARGQQQAYAYGLGQSGQILSDEQRKQIEKEMRKAAKESEKAMKEYSKAFKDNGKALREAELLAYTLHDSGRLGVSTQSLSEQLSTYFGVKGGVLVTEVESGSAAEKAGVKAGDCITAINGVAINDTKDLRQELRKAESGNVSLTVVRDKQTLTLNATIEKRQPPKQGVFFFPSRGRLGVSVDSLSSQLAQSMGVSNGGVLITEVKTGSAAEKAGLKAGDCITAVNNQPVKNSSDLIEELSKVKEGTVTLNIVRDRQPTTVTATLDKVDETYLRPLRMRIPTRIQIPPMRIRIPRLSEITIGNSSVLT